One stretch of Comamonas testosteroni DNA includes these proteins:
- a CDS encoding DUF6488 family protein, with the protein MNKSLVATIVLSAAACVPAAYANEGGACHFHGSKPAAESVVTGCAEQRKQTLVKGGKLDASWTAIKPEKVEAIDGKKGKEWKLTFKNPAVADASKQTLYMFYSLPGNFIAANFTGQ; encoded by the coding sequence ATGAACAAGTCTCTCGTCGCCACCATCGTCCTGTCCGCCGCTGCCTGCGTGCCTGCCGCCTACGCCAACGAGGGCGGCGCGTGCCACTTCCATGGCTCCAAGCCCGCCGCCGAGTCGGTCGTGACCGGCTGCGCCGAACAGCGCAAGCAGACGCTGGTCAAAGGTGGCAAGCTCGATGCATCGTGGACTGCCATCAAGCCCGAGAAGGTTGAGGCCATCGACGGCAAGAAGGGAAAGGAGTGGAAGCTGACCTTCAAGAACCCGGCAGTGGCCGATGCCAGCAAGCAGACGCTGTACATGTTCTACAGCCTGCCGGGCAACTTCATTGCCGCCAACTTCACCGGGCAGTAA
- a CDS encoding DMT family transporter, which translates to MQRELASPALRGGLLALLAAALFGLSTPLVQGFGAGIGPFTTAALLYGGAAAVAALLRRPATREAQLRRGDLPRLLAMAGMGAVVGPVALAWGLQRTSGSSASLMLTLEAVFTAILAWRWYGETLDRRVIAAVALLLLGGVVLVLEQGLAGQVQLLGLLAVTVATIAWGVDNTLSRGVADRDLGQVVVVKATLGTVATVLMAWLWGEPVPGLATVLALLAVGATGYGLSLRFYLLAQREFGAARTGSVFAFAPFIGALGAFALGDRSGSWLMGLGGVFMICGVVLHLAERHEHSHTHEALEHEHAHTHDDDHHLHGHDVMPAGPHSHPHRHTSVKHAHPHVPDAHHQHPH; encoded by the coding sequence ATGCAGCGCGAACTGGCCTCACCCGCGCTGCGCGGCGGACTGCTCGCGCTGCTGGCTGCCGCCCTGTTCGGCCTGAGCACGCCGCTGGTGCAGGGCTTCGGGGCCGGCATCGGGCCGTTCACCACGGCGGCGCTGCTGTATGGCGGCGCCGCTGCGGTGGCGGCCTTGCTGCGCCGGCCCGCCACGCGCGAGGCGCAGCTGCGCCGTGGCGACCTGCCGCGCCTGCTGGCGATGGCCGGCATGGGTGCGGTCGTGGGGCCGGTCGCGCTGGCTTGGGGTCTGCAGCGCACCAGCGGTTCCAGCGCATCGCTGATGCTGACGCTGGAGGCCGTGTTCACGGCCATCCTGGCCTGGCGCTGGTACGGCGAGACGCTGGACCGGCGCGTCATCGCGGCCGTCGCACTGTTGCTGCTGGGCGGCGTGGTGTTGGTGCTGGAGCAAGGCCTGGCCGGCCAGGTTCAGTTGCTCGGACTGCTGGCCGTGACGGTGGCCACCATCGCCTGGGGCGTGGACAACACGCTGTCGCGCGGTGTGGCCGACCGTGACCTGGGCCAGGTCGTCGTGGTCAAGGCCACGCTGGGCACCGTGGCAACCGTTCTGATGGCCTGGCTGTGGGGCGAGCCGGTCCCAGGACTGGCAACCGTGCTGGCATTGTTGGCCGTGGGTGCAACCGGCTACGGCCTGAGCCTGCGCTTTTACCTACTGGCGCAGCGCGAGTTCGGCGCCGCACGCACGGGTTCGGTGTTCGCCTTCGCGCCCTTCATCGGCGCCCTCGGCGCTTTTGCATTGGGCGACCGGTCGGGGTCGTGGTTGATGGGCCTGGGTGGGGTGTTCATGATTTGCGGCGTGGTGCTGCACCTGGCCGAGAGGCACGAGCACTCCCATACGCACGAGGCCCTCGAGCATGAGCACGCGCACACCCATGACGACGACCATCACCTGCACGGCCATGACGTGATGCCTGCTGGCCCACACAGCCATCCGCATCGCCATACGTCAGTCAAACATGCTCATCCACACGTGCCCGACGCACATCACCAGCATCCGCATTGA
- the tnpC gene encoding IS66 family transposase, producing MNAAELHHLDTHQLREMVQSLQAKVQATESALTFKQAVIDKITHEMAVLKRMKFGAKAERYSPEQISLLEEAVEADLEALASEMDRLAPGKQAVPDRQTARRIPLPTHLPRRDVHHEPHSTTCHCGCALKRIGEDIAEKLDYQPGAFTVERHVRGKWVCARCETLVQAPVPPHVIDKGIPTAGLLAQVLVAKYADHLPLYRQESIFAPAGMALSRSTLAQWVGACGVQLQPLVDALKQELLLHPVLHADETPVAMLKPGNGKTHRAYLWSYCSTRFSGMHAVVFDFAESRAGQHAREFLGVTPSGGWRGTLVCDQFSGYKALFEMGVVEAGCLAHARRKFYDLWVSHQSTVAEQALRFFTRLYDIERQLQELSAEERLQRRRSEAKPVADLLHAWLLQQRALVPSGSATARAIQYSLGCWNALARYLEDGRLPPDNNRVENQIRPVALGRANWLFAGSLRAGRRAAAVMSLVHSARLNGHDPYAYLRDVLERLPTQPASRIGELLPHRWVNADAGDVRRARVDEHV from the coding sequence ATGAACGCCGCCGAGCTGCACCACCTGGACACGCACCAGCTGCGCGAGATGGTGCAGTCGCTGCAGGCCAAGGTCCAGGCCACTGAGAGCGCGCTCACGTTCAAGCAGGCCGTCATCGACAAGATTACGCACGAGATGGCCGTGCTCAAGCGCATGAAGTTCGGCGCCAAGGCTGAGCGCTACAGCCCCGAACAGATTAGCCTCCTCGAAGAAGCCGTCGAAGCCGACCTGGAGGCACTGGCCAGCGAGATGGACCGCCTCGCACCGGGCAAGCAGGCCGTGCCCGACCGCCAGACCGCGCGACGCATTCCACTGCCGACGCACCTGCCGCGACGCGACGTGCACCACGAGCCGCACAGCACCACTTGCCACTGCGGCTGCGCGCTCAAGCGCATTGGCGAGGACATCGCCGAGAAGCTGGACTACCAACCCGGTGCCTTCACGGTGGAGCGTCACGTGCGCGGCAAGTGGGTGTGCGCGCGCTGCGAGACCCTGGTGCAGGCACCGGTGCCACCGCACGTCATCGACAAGGGCATTCCGACCGCCGGTCTGCTGGCCCAGGTCCTGGTGGCCAAGTATGCGGACCACCTGCCGCTGTACCGCCAGGAGAGCATCTTTGCGCCGGCTGGCATGGCGCTGTCGCGCTCCACCCTGGCACAGTGGGTCGGCGCCTGCGGCGTGCAGCTGCAGCCGCTCGTGGACGCGCTCAAGCAGGAGCTGTTGCTGCACCCTGTGCTGCACGCGGACGAAACGCCCGTGGCCATGCTCAAGCCAGGCAACGGCAAGACACACCGCGCCTACCTGTGGAGCTACTGCAGCACGCGCTTCTCCGGCATGCACGCCGTGGTCTTCGACTTCGCCGAGAGCCGCGCAGGCCAGCACGCGCGTGAGTTCCTTGGCGTGACGCCATCGGGCGGATGGCGCGGCACGCTGGTTTGCGACCAGTTCTCTGGGTACAAGGCGCTCTTCGAGATGGGCGTCGTCGAAGCGGGTTGCCTGGCCCATGCGAGGCGCAAGTTCTACGACCTGTGGGTCAGCCACCAGAGCACGGTTGCCGAACAGGCGCTGCGGTTCTTCACGCGCCTGTACGACATCGAACGGCAGTTGCAGGAGTTGAGCGCTGAGGAGCGACTCCAACGGCGCAGGAGTGAAGCCAAACCGGTGGCCGACCTGCTGCATGCGTGGTTGCTGCAGCAGCGCGCGCTGGTGCCCAGTGGCTCCGCCACGGCCCGAGCCATCCAGTACAGCCTCGGCTGCTGGAACGCACTGGCGCGCTATCTGGAGGACGGTCGGCTGCCGCCAGACAACAACCGCGTCGAAAACCAAATCAGACCAGTGGCCCTTGGACGAGCCAACTGGTTGTTCGCCGGCAGCTTGCGTGCTGGTCGACGCGCCGCGGCCGTGATGAGCTTGGTGCACTCGGCGCGGCTCAACGGGCACGACCCTTATGCCTACCTACGCGACGTGCTGGAGCGCCTGCCCACTCAGCCTGCAAGCCGTATCGGTGAGCTCCTGCCGCACCGCTGGGTCAATGCGGATGCTGGTGATGTGCGTCGGGCACGTGTGGATGAGCATGTTTGA
- the tnpB gene encoding IS66 family insertion sequence element accessory protein TnpB (TnpB, as the term is used for proteins encoded by IS66 family insertion elements, is considered an accessory protein, since TnpC, encoded by a neighboring gene, is a DDE family transposase.): protein MRGLAARDSALIRVDAVWLAVEPLDMRSGTESALARVVRVFGGAHPHTAYLFANRRANRMKVLVHDGVGVWLAARRLNKGRFAWPCDVTGTLQLTSQQLDALVLGLPWQLMGEAGVIRLL, encoded by the coding sequence GTGCGCGGCCTGGCTGCGCGAGATTCTGCGTTGATTCGGGTCGACGCCGTGTGGCTGGCGGTCGAGCCATTAGACATGCGCTCGGGCACAGAGTCCGCGCTGGCTCGCGTTGTGCGCGTGTTCGGCGGCGCCCATCCGCACACCGCCTACCTCTTCGCGAATCGCAGGGCCAACCGTATGAAGGTGCTCGTCCACGACGGTGTGGGCGTGTGGCTCGCAGCCAGGCGGCTCAACAAGGGCCGGTTCGCCTGGCCATGTGACGTCACCGGCACGCTGCAGCTGACGAGCCAGCAGCTCGACGCGCTGGTGCTGGGCCTGCCCTGGCAGCTCATGGGCGAGGCTGGGGTCATTCGCCTGCTCTGA
- the tnpA gene encoding IS66-like element accessory protein TnpA yields MEASQPAKRRRHDASLKQAVLEQCAAPGASVASIALAHGLNANLVHKWRREARPAPAGLGSTHDVGPEPRFIAVTLPPAVQPTAAEVVQLELRRGTLTVNCTWPVSSMPQCAAWLREILR; encoded by the coding sequence ATGGAAGCCAGTCAACCGGCAAAGCGCCGCCGTCATGATGCGAGCCTGAAGCAGGCAGTTCTCGAGCAGTGCGCCGCGCCTGGTGCGTCGGTGGCCAGCATCGCGCTGGCGCATGGCCTGAACGCCAACCTCGTGCACAAGTGGCGGCGCGAAGCGCGTCCTGCACCGGCCGGTCTGGGCTCAACCCATGATGTCGGTCCTGAGCCCAGGTTCATCGCGGTCACCTTGCCGCCAGCTGTGCAGCCCACCGCTGCTGAGGTGGTCCAACTGGAACTGCGCCGAGGCACGCTGACCGTCAACTGCACTTGGCCGGTGTCGTCGATGCCGCAGTGCGCGGCCTGGCTGCGCGAGATTCTGCGTTGA
- a CDS encoding Tn3 family transposase — protein MPRRSILSATERESLLALPDAKDELIRHYTFNETDLSVIRQRRGAANRLGFAVQLCYLRFPGIFLGVDEPPFPPLLRMVAAQLKVPVESWNDYGQREQTRREHLVELQTVFGFKPFTMSHYRQAVHTLTELALQTDKGIVLASTLVENLRRQSIILPAMNAIERASAEAITRANRSIHAALADSLIPVHRQRLDELLKRKDGSKMTWLAWLRQSPAKPNSRHMLEHIERLKAWQALDLPAGIERQVHQNRLLKIAREGGQMTPADLAKFESQRRYATLVALAIEGMATVTDEIIDLHDRIIGKLFNAAKNKHQQQFQASGKAINDKVRMYGRIGQALIEAKQSGGDPFAAIEAVMPWDTFAANVTEAQTLARPADFDFLHHIGESYATLRRYAPQFLDVLKLRAAPTAKGVLDAIDVLRGMNSDSARKVPADAPTAFIKPRWAKLVLTDEGIDRRYYELCALSELKNALRSGDVWVQGSRQFKDFDEYLVPIEKFATLKLASELPLAVATDCDQYLHDRLELLEAQLATVNRMAATNDLPDAIITTASGLKITPLDAAVPDAAQALIDQSAMLLPHLKITELLMEVDEWTGFTRHFTHLKTGDTAKDKTLLMTTILADGINLGLTKMAESCPGTTYAKLSWLQAWHVRDETYSTALAELVNAQFRQPFAGNWGDGTTSSSDGQNFRTGSKAESTGHINPKYGSSPGRTFYTHISDQYAPFSAKVVNVGLRDSTYVLDGLLYHESDLRIEEHYTDTAGFTDHVFGLMHFLGFRFAPRIRDLGDTKLFIPKGDTAYDALKPMISSDRLNIKAIRAHWDEILRLATSIKQGTVTASLMLRKLGSYPRQNGLAVALRELGRIERTLFILDWLQSVELRRRVHAGLNKGEARNALARAVFFYRLGEIRDRSFEQQRYRASGLNLVTAAIVLWNTVYLERATSALRAHGKALDDTLLQYLSPLGWEHINLTGDYLWRSSAKVGAGKFRPLRPLPPA, from the coding sequence ATGCCACGCCGCTCAATCCTGTCCGCCACCGAGCGCGAAAGTCTGCTGGCACTGCCAGATGCCAAAGACGAACTGATACGGCACTACACGTTCAACGAAACCGACCTGTCGGTGATCCGTCAGCGTCGCGGCGCCGCGAATCGATTGGGCTTCGCCGTGCAGCTTTGCTACTTGCGATTCCCTGGCATCTTCTTGGGCGTCGATGAACCTCCATTTCCGCCCCTGCTGCGCATGGTGGCCGCACAACTCAAGGTGCCGGTGGAAAGCTGGAACGATTACGGCCAGCGCGAGCAGACACGGCGGGAGCACTTGGTCGAGCTGCAAACGGTGTTTGGATTCAAGCCCTTCACCATGAGTCACTACCGGCAAGCCGTGCATACACTGACCGAACTGGCCTTGCAAACAGACAAAGGCATTGTGCTGGCCAGCACCCTTGTTGAAAACCTGCGGCGGCAGAGCATCATCCTACCCGCCATGAATGCCATCGAGCGCGCAAGCGCCGAGGCCATTACCCGTGCCAACCGGAGCATCCATGCGGCATTGGCCGATTCCTTGATACCTGTCCATCGCCAGCGCCTGGACGAACTGCTCAAGCGCAAGGATGGTAGCAAAATGACGTGGCTAGCGTGGCTGCGCCAATCGCCCGCCAAGCCGAACTCGCGCCACATGCTTGAACACATCGAACGCCTCAAAGCCTGGCAGGCGCTTGACCTACCTGCTGGCATCGAACGGCAGGTACACCAAAACCGCTTGCTCAAGATCGCCCGCGAGGGCGGCCAGATGACGCCCGCCGACCTGGCCAAGTTCGAGTCGCAGCGGCGTTACGCCACCTTGGTAGCACTGGCCATCGAGGGCATGGCCACCGTCACTGATGAAATCATCGACCTTCACGACCGCATCATCGGCAAGCTGTTCAATGCGGCCAAGAACAAGCATCAACAGCAGTTCCAGGCTTCCGGCAAGGCGATCAACGACAAGGTGCGGATGTATGGGCGCATCGGTCAGGCGCTGATTGAAGCCAAACAAAGCGGCGGCGATCCGTTCGCCGCCATCGAAGCGGTCATGCCGTGGGACACCTTCGCCGCCAACGTCACCGAGGCGCAAACGCTGGCGCGGCCTGCCGATTTTGATTTCCTGCACCATATCGGCGAGAGTTACGCCACGCTGCGCCGCTATGCGCCGCAGTTCCTGGACGTGCTCAAACTGCGCGCCGCGCCCACCGCCAAGGGTGTGCTCGATGCCATCGACGTGCTGCGCGGCATGAACAGCGACAGCGCGCGCAAGGTGCCCGCCGATGCGCCAACCGCATTCATCAAGCCGCGCTGGGCAAAGCTGGTTCTGACCGACGAGGGTATTGACCGGCGTTACTACGAGTTATGCGCCCTGTCGGAGCTGAAGAACGCACTGCGCTCTGGTGATGTTTGGGTGCAGGGTTCGCGCCAGTTCAAGGACTTCGACGAATACCTGGTGCCGATCGAGAAGTTCGCCACCCTGAAGCTGGCCAGCGAATTGCCACTGGCCGTGGCCACCGACTGCGACCAATATCTGCATGACCGACTGGAATTATTGGAGGCGCAACTCGCCACAGTCAACCGCATGGCGGCGACCAACGACTTACCGGATGCCATCATCACCACTGCATCGGGCCTGAAGATCACGCCGCTGGACGCAGCGGTGCCAGACGCCGCGCAAGCCTTGATTGACCAGTCGGCGATGTTGCTGCCGCACCTCAAGATCACCGAGTTGCTGATGGAGGTCGATGAATGGACGGGCTTCACGCGCCACTTCACACACCTGAAGACCGGCGACACGGCCAAGGACAAAACCTTGCTGATGACGACGATTCTGGCTGATGGTATCAATCTTGGGCTCACCAAGATGGCCGAGTCCTGCCCTGGCACCACCTACGCCAAGCTGTCTTGGCTGCAAGCCTGGCACGTTCGCGACGAAACCTATTCGACGGCGCTGGCCGAGCTGGTGAACGCACAGTTTCGACAACCCTTCGCCGGAAACTGGGGCGACGGCACCACGTCATCGTCGGACGGCCAGAACTTCCGAACCGGCAGCAAGGCAGAGAGCACCGGGCATATCAATCCGAAGTATGGAAGTAGCCCTGGGCGGACGTTCTATACCCATATCTCCGACCAATACGCGCCCTTCAGCGCCAAGGTGGTCAACGTCGGCTTGCGCGACTCGACCTATGTGCTCGATGGCCTGCTGTACCACGAGTCTGACTTGCGTATCGAGGAACACTACACCGACACGGCGGGCTTCACCGATCATGTGTTCGGCCTGATGCACTTTCTGGGATTCCGGTTCGCGCCGCGCATCCGCGACCTGGGCGACACCAAGCTGTTCATTCCCAAGGGCGATACTGCCTACGATGCACTCAAGCCGATGATTAGCAGCGACAGGCTGAACATCAAGGCTATTCGCGCTCATTGGGATGAAATCCTACGGCTGGCCACTTCGATCAAGCAGGGCACGGTGACGGCCTCGCTGATGCTGCGCAAGCTCGGCAGCTATCCGCGCCAAAACGGCTTGGCCGTCGCCCTGCGCGAGCTGGGGCGCATCGAGCGCACGCTGTTCATTCTGGATTGGCTGCAAAGCGTGGAGCTGCGCCGCCGCGTCCATGCGGGGCTGAATAAGGGCGAGGCGCGCAACGCGCTGGCCAGGGCGGTCTTCTTCTACCGATTGGGTGAAATCCGCGACCGCAGTTTTGAGCAGCAGCGCTACCGGGCCAGCGGCCTCAATCTGGTGACGGCGGCCATCGTGTTGTGGAACACGGTCTATCTGGAGCGTGCCACCAGTGCTTTGCGTGCCCACGGCAAGGCGCTGGACGACACGTTGCTGCAATATCTGTCACCGCTGGGGTGGGAGCATATCAACCTGACCGGCGATTACCTATGGCGCAGCAGTGCCAAGGTCGGTGCGGGGAAGTTCAGGCCATTGCGACCGCTGCCACCGGCTTAG
- a CDS encoding recombinase family protein gives MQGQRIGYVRVSSFDQNPDRQLEQIEVGKVFTDKASGKDTQRPELERLLAFVREGDTVVVHSMDRLARNLDDLRRIVQGLTQRGVRMEFVKEGLTFTGEDSPMANLMLSVMGAFAEFERALIRERQREGIVLAKQRGAYRGRKKSLNSEQIAELKRRVAAGDQKTLVARDFGISRETLYQYLRED, from the coding sequence TTGCAAGGTCAACGTATCGGCTACGTCCGCGTCAGCAGCTTCGACCAGAATCCTGATCGACAACTGGAACAAATAGAAGTCGGCAAGGTATTCACCGATAAGGCTTCAGGCAAGGACACACAACGTCCCGAACTTGAAAGGCTGCTGGCCTTCGTCCGCGAGGGCGACACCGTGGTGGTGCATAGCATGGACAGGTTGGCACGCAACCTTGATGACCTGCGCCGCATCGTCCAAGGGCTGACACAACGGGGCGTGCGCATGGAGTTCGTCAAAGAAGGGCTGACGTTCACCGGCGAGGACTCACCGATGGCCAATCTGATGCTGTCGGTCATGGGAGCCTTTGCTGAGTTCGAGCGCGCCCTGATCCGCGAACGTCAGCGCGAGGGAATCGTGCTGGCCAAGCAGCGCGGTGCCTACCGGGGACGAAAGAAATCGCTGAACAGCGAACAAATTGCCGAGTTGAAACGGCGAGTTGCGGCAGGCGACCAAAAAACCTTGGTGGCCCGTGACTTCGGCATCAGCCGCGAAACCTTGTACCAGTACCTGCGGGAAGACTGA
- a CDS encoding efflux transporter outer membrane subunit produces MEHAKTCQRPISLERRLAATYLVAGLVTAGLAGCAAGPDFQRPTAPDVARYTATPVADRTASAPTQFGETQRLVEGLPIETQWWQSLGSSTLDGLINEAFHVSPTLASISANLRQAQELLAAQAGSTQYPQVDVALGSQRQQMSPSSQGLSGDARQFSLYNASVGVHYNLDLAGGNRRALEALAARADYRRFELNAARLALAGNMATAAITRARLAAQLEATTAILRVQDEQLRLAHERVRIGQASPDEALSLQAQAEQTRAELPALRKQLQQTEHLLAVLAGRAPGTGGIPAFTLADFTLPVEMPLVVPSELVRRRPDIQASEALLHAANADYGVAVAKLYPQINLSANLGSQALTTGTLFGGGSAVWGLVAQLTQPLFNPGLPAEKRAALAAFDAAAANYQSVVLESLRNVADTLRAVESDAQTLTALAAADMAAQASLQSVERQYRLGAASYLQLLIAQQQAQSIRINMVAAQAQRLVDSVALYQALGGGVS; encoded by the coding sequence ATGGAGCACGCTAAAACATGCCAGCGCCCCATCAGCCTCGAAAGACGGCTTGCGGCAACTTACCTGGTAGCTGGTCTGGTCACCGCCGGTCTGGCCGGTTGCGCCGCCGGCCCTGATTTTCAGCGTCCCACCGCACCCGATGTGGCTCGCTACACTGCAACACCGGTGGCTGATAGAACCGCGTCCGCTCCCACGCAGTTCGGCGAAACACAACGTCTAGTCGAAGGGCTTCCGATCGAAACGCAATGGTGGCAAAGCTTGGGTTCATCCACACTCGACGGACTGATCAACGAAGCTTTCCATGTCAGCCCGACGCTGGCGAGCATCAGCGCCAATTTGCGACAGGCGCAGGAGCTTCTTGCCGCACAGGCGGGCTCGACGCAATATCCACAGGTAGATGTCGCACTGGGATCTCAGCGCCAGCAAATGAGTCCCAGTAGCCAAGGGTTGAGCGGAGACGCACGTCAATTCAGCCTCTACAACGCCAGCGTTGGCGTGCATTACAACCTCGATCTGGCTGGCGGCAACCGGCGCGCACTCGAAGCCTTGGCTGCTCGCGCCGACTACCGTCGCTTCGAACTGAATGCTGCGCGCCTGGCCCTTGCCGGCAACATGGCAACCGCTGCCATTACCCGAGCACGCCTCGCCGCGCAACTAGAAGCCACTACTGCCATTTTGCGCGTGCAGGATGAGCAACTGCGCCTAGCCCATGAACGCGTGCGTATCGGTCAGGCCTCACCTGATGAAGCGTTGAGCCTACAAGCTCAGGCGGAGCAAACGCGGGCAGAACTGCCTGCGCTGCGTAAACAACTGCAACAAACCGAACATCTACTGGCGGTGCTAGCCGGTCGTGCCCCAGGCACGGGTGGCATCCCGGCCTTCACTCTGGCCGATTTCACTCTGCCCGTCGAGATGCCGCTCGTCGTGCCCTCAGAACTGGTGCGCCGCCGACCGGATATCCAGGCGTCAGAGGCGCTGTTGCATGCGGCCAATGCAGACTATGGTGTGGCTGTCGCCAAGCTCTACCCACAGATCAACCTGAGCGCCAACCTTGGCTCTCAAGCGCTGACCACCGGTACCCTGTTCGGTGGTGGCTCGGCAGTGTGGGGCCTGGTTGCGCAGCTCACCCAGCCTCTTTTTAATCCAGGGCTACCCGCTGAAAAAAGAGCGGCGCTCGCCGCTTTTGATGCCGCCGCAGCCAATTACCAGAGCGTCGTATTGGAGTCTTTGCGTAACGTCGCCGACACCCTGCGCGCGGTGGAAAGCGATGCACAAACTTTGACTGCCCTCGCTGCCGCTGATATGGCTGCACAGGCCTCCTTGCAGTCGGTCGAGCGGCAATACCGGCTGGGCGCGGCCAGCTACCTGCAACTGCTCATCGCGCAGCAACAGGCACAGTCAATCCGGATCAATATGGTTGCGGCCCAGGCACAACGCCTAGTCGATAGTGTTGCTTTATATCAGGCCCTGGGAGGTGGTGTCAGTTAA
- a CDS encoding cytochrome c — protein MTHRKHSHAFGTITLTVTACLLLWGFQLPAWAGDATQVEPLALRKIMQELGRNMQAITGAISQEEWVQVVQLAPKVAAHPEPPLTEKMRILAYLGADATKFRNFDAQTHEAALAMKLAAASSDGKAVIQSFAHVQESCLGCHQAFRKPFVEHFYGAR, from the coding sequence ATGACCCACCGCAAACACAGCCACGCATTTGGAACTATCACCCTGACCGTTACGGCCTGCCTGCTTTTATGGGGTTTTCAGTTGCCAGCTTGGGCTGGTGACGCTACCCAGGTTGAGCCACTGGCGCTACGCAAGATCATGCAGGAACTCGGGCGCAACATGCAGGCTATTACCGGTGCGATTTCGCAGGAGGAATGGGTTCAGGTCGTTCAGCTCGCCCCAAAAGTTGCTGCACACCCCGAGCCACCGCTTACTGAAAAAATGCGCATCCTTGCTTACCTCGGCGCTGATGCGACCAAGTTCAGAAACTTTGACGCGCAGACTCACGAGGCGGCGCTGGCCATGAAGCTGGCTGCTGCGAGCAGCGACGGCAAGGCGGTGATCCAATCATTCGCCCACGTGCAGGAAAGCTGCTTGGGCTGCCACCAAGCTTTCCGTAAACCTTTCGTGGAGCATTTTTATGGAGCACGCTAA
- a CDS encoding ABC transporter ATP-binding protein, translating into MSGKGIRIEGLRKRYGEGDTAVNALKGVDMQVAPGEVVGLIGPSGSGKSTLLKCLGAVIDPTAGRMTLGDEVIYDDGWKVRDLRALRRDKIGFVFQAPYLIPFLDVTDNVALLPMLAGVANGESRAKALELLTALDVQHRARAMPSQLSGGEQQRVAIARGLVNRPPVILADEPTAPLDSERAMAVIRILNDMARKFETAIIVVTHDEKIIPTFKRIYHIRDGVTHEEAGEGREFE; encoded by the coding sequence ATGAGTGGCAAAGGCATTCGCATCGAAGGTTTGAGAAAACGTTATGGCGAGGGCGATACCGCGGTCAATGCCTTGAAAGGCGTGGACATGCAGGTGGCACCCGGCGAGGTGGTGGGCCTGATTGGCCCTTCCGGGTCCGGCAAGAGCACGCTGCTCAAATGTCTGGGCGCGGTGATTGATCCGACCGCCGGTCGCATGACGCTGGGCGATGAAGTGATCTACGACGATGGCTGGAAAGTCCGCGACTTGCGCGCCTTGCGGCGCGACAAGATCGGTTTCGTTTTCCAGGCACCATACCTGATTCCGTTTCTCGATGTCACCGACAACGTGGCGCTACTGCCGATGCTCGCAGGCGTCGCGAATGGGGAGTCGCGCGCGAAGGCACTGGAACTGCTCACCGCGCTCGATGTGCAACACCGGGCTCGCGCCATGCCCTCGCAACTCTCCGGTGGCGAGCAGCAACGGGTCGCCATTGCGCGAGGTTTGGTCAATCGCCCTCCGGTGATCCTGGCTGATGAGCCCACAGCTCCACTAGACAGTGAGCGCGCCATGGCTGTAATCCGCATCCTCAATGACATGGCTCGGAAGTTCGAGACCGCCATCATCGTCGTCACCCATGACGAAAAGATCATCCCCACTTTCAAGCGCATCTACCACATCCGCGACGGTGTGACCCATGAGGAAGCTGGCGAAGGGCGGGAGTTCGAATGA